In Candidatus Pantoea floridensis, the genomic window GCGGTGGCGACATTGCTGCGCGCAAAATTGAGCTGCTGCGGCGCGCCGGCGCGCGCGTGCTGGTAGCGGCGCGCGATCTCGGCCATGAACTGCAGGCGTTGCTGGAGATTAAGGCGATTGAATGGATCGCCCACAGCTTCGATCCGGCCCAGCTGGACGGCGTGTTCCTCGTGATTGCCGCTACCGATGACAACGCGCTCAATGCCCAGGTATTTGAAGCCGCCAACGCGCGCCACAAGCTGGTGAACGTGGTGGACGATCAGCCGAAATGCAGCTTTATCTTCCCATCGATTGTCGATCGCTCGCCGCTGGTGGTTGCGATCTCCTCCAGCGGCACCGCGCCGGTGCTGGCCCGTCTGCTGCGTGAAAAGATTGAGGCGTTGTTGCCTGCCAACCTTGGGCAGATGGCCGAAGTGGCGGGACAGTGGCGCGACAAAGTGAAGCAGCGCTATCACCGCATGTCTGAACGTCGTCGTTTTTGGGAGCGCGCCTTTAACGGGCTGTTCGCCAGCCAGATGGCGGCGGGCAACGTGAACGAAGCGCGCCGCACGCTCGATCATGAGCTGGAGAATGACAGCGATAACCAGGGCGAAATTACGCTGGTTGGCGCCGGTCCAGGCGACAGCGGGTTGCTGACGCTGCGGGGCTTACAGGTGATGCAGTTGGCTGATGTGGTGTTGTATGACCATCTGGTCAGCGACGAAGTGTTAGAGCTGGTGCGCCGCGATGCCGATCGCATCTGCGTCGGCAAACGCGCCGGTGCGCATTCGGTGCCGCAGGAAGAGACCAATCAGCTGTTGGTGAGCCTGGCGCAGCAGGGTAAACGCGTGGTGCGTCTGAAAGGTGGCGATCCGTTTATTTTTGGTCGCGGTGGCGAAGAGCTGCAGGCCGCGCAGGCCGCCGGGATTCCCTTCCAGGTGGTGCCCGGCATTACCGCGGCAGCGGGCGCAACCGCCTATGCTGGTATCCCGCTCACTCATCGCGACTACGCGCAGAGCGTGTTGTTTATTACCGGGCACTGCCGCGCGGAGGGTGACGGCATTGATTGGCCGTCGCTGGCGCGCGCACGGCAAACCTTAGCGATTTACATGGGCACGGTGAAAGCAGCGGAAATCGCCGCCGGGCTTATCGAACATGGGCGCGCGGCCTCCACGCCGGTGGCGGTGATTGGCCGCGGCACGCGTCAGGATCAGCAGGTGCTGACCGGGACATTAGATCAACTGGAGTCGCTGGCAGCCGCCGCGCCCACGCCCGCACTGTTAGTGATTGGCGAAGTAGTGAATTTGCACGGGCAATTGGCCTGGTTCCAACATTCGGCACAGCAGGGGGCTCGCGAGTCCGCCGTTGTCAATTTGGCTTGAGGAAAAATTATGGACCAAAATCGTCTTACTCATCTGCGCCAGCTGGAGGCAGAGAGTATCCATATCATCC contains:
- the cysG gene encoding siroheme synthase CysG; translation: MDYLPLFADLKSRPVLVVGGGDIAARKIELLRRAGARVLVAARDLGHELQALLEIKAIEWIAHSFDPAQLDGVFLVIAATDDNALNAQVFEAANARHKLVNVVDDQPKCSFIFPSIVDRSPLVVAISSSGTAPVLARLLREKIEALLPANLGQMAEVAGQWRDKVKQRYHRMSERRRFWERAFNGLFASQMAAGNVNEARRTLDHELENDSDNQGEITLVGAGPGDSGLLTLRGLQVMQLADVVLYDHLVSDEVLELVRRDADRICVGKRAGAHSVPQEETNQLLVSLAQQGKRVVRLKGGDPFIFGRGGEELQAAQAAGIPFQVVPGITAAAGATAYAGIPLTHRDYAQSVLFITGHCRAEGDGIDWPSLARARQTLAIYMGTVKAAEIAAGLIEHGRAASTPVAVIGRGTRQDQQVLTGTLDQLESLAAAAPTPALLVIGEVVNLHGQLAWFQHSAQQGARESAVVNLA